From Corynebacterium sp. BD556, the proteins below share one genomic window:
- the sucB gene encoding 2-oxoglutarate dehydrogenase, E2 component, dihydrolipoamide succinyltransferase, translating into MAHSVEMPELGESVTEGTITTWLKAVGDTVEADEPLLEVSTDKVDTEIPSPVAGVLLEIKAEEDDTVDVGAVIAIIGDADETPESSDSDNEAAEQEDEPATEQPAKDEPKEEKKTSTGTGSATDVEMPELGESVTEGTITTWLKQVGDTVEVDEPLLEVSTDKVDTEIPSPVAGTLVEILAEEDDTVDVGAVIARIGDAAAANTAEDDSAASADSESADAAAKDNVEEEPADKPAEKKQEPEKAESTGSGESTDVEMPELGESVTEGTITTWLKQVGDTVEVDEPLLEVSTDKVDTEIPSPVAGTLLEILAAEDDTVDVGAVIARVGDAGAAPSSSGDTDPAESTDDSEEADKDDAQENERAEDKQEAKQEDKQEDKQEAKQAASSSEGRVPYVTPLVRKLAEKHNVDLNSIEGTGVGGRIRKQDVLAAAEGGSAERPTGEAGGKAAGARSNWSTKSVDPEKQELIGTTQKVNRIREITAATMVESLRTTAQLTHVQEVDVTRVAELRKKVKPSFVDKHGVNITYLAFFIKAAAEALVSHPNVNASYNSETKEITYHSDVNIGVAVDTPAGLLVPVIKKVQDMNLAEIAKAIVDLADRARNRKLRPDDISGATFTVTNIGSEGALLDTPILTPPQAGILGTAAIEKRPVIVTEDGIDSIAIRQMCYLPFTYDHQLVDGADAGRFITTIKDRIETGDFEADLDL; encoded by the coding sequence ATGGCTCACTCTGTAGAGATGCCCGAACTGGGCGAATCAGTCACCGAAGGCACGATTACCACGTGGCTGAAGGCAGTCGGCGACACCGTCGAGGCTGACGAGCCCCTGCTCGAGGTGTCCACCGACAAGGTCGACACCGAGATTCCGTCGCCTGTCGCAGGTGTCCTTCTCGAAATTAAGGCCGAAGAAGACGACACCGTCGATGTCGGCGCCGTCATCGCCATTATCGGCGACGCCGATGAGACGCCCGAATCCTCCGACTCCGACAACGAAGCCGCTGAGCAAGAAGATGAGCCGGCAACGGAGCAACCCGCCAAAGATGAACCCAAGGAGGAAAAGAAAACCTCCACGGGCACCGGATCCGCAACCGACGTCGAGATGCCTGAACTCGGCGAGTCCGTCACCGAGGGCACCATTACCACCTGGCTGAAGCAAGTCGGCGACACCGTCGAGGTTGACGAGCCGCTGCTCGAAGTCTCCACAGACAAGGTCGACACCGAAATCCCGTCACCTGTCGCGGGCACCCTCGTAGAAATCCTGGCTGAGGAAGATGACACCGTTGACGTCGGCGCGGTCATCGCGCGCATCGGCGACGCCGCGGCCGCCAACACCGCTGAGGATGATTCCGCTGCTTCCGCTGATTCCGAAAGCGCCGACGCCGCGGCCAAAGACAACGTCGAGGAAGAACCTGCGGACAAGCCTGCTGAGAAGAAACAGGAGCCAGAAAAGGCTGAGTCCACGGGCTCCGGCGAATCCACCGACGTGGAAATGCCAGAGCTTGGCGAGTCCGTCACCGAGGGCACCATTACCACCTGGTTGAAGCAAGTCGGCGACACCGTCGAGGTCGACGAGCCGCTGCTTGAAGTCTCCACCGACAAAGTCGATACCGAAATCCCGTCGCCGGTGGCCGGCACCCTACTGGAAATTCTCGCGGCGGAGGACGACACGGTCGACGTCGGCGCCGTCATCGCACGTGTCGGTGACGCCGGGGCTGCGCCGTCTAGCTCCGGCGACACCGATCCTGCTGAAAGCACCGACGACTCCGAAGAAGCGGACAAGGACGACGCTCAGGAAAACGAGCGCGCCGAGGACAAGCAGGAGGCCAAGCAAGAGGACAAGCAGGAGGACAAACAGGAGGCCAAGCAAGCTGCCTCCTCCAGCGAAGGACGTGTCCCATACGTCACCCCGCTGGTGCGCAAGCTCGCCGAAAAGCACAACGTCGACCTCAACTCCATCGAAGGCACCGGCGTCGGCGGGCGTATCCGCAAACAGGACGTCCTCGCTGCCGCTGAGGGCGGCTCCGCTGAGCGCCCCACCGGTGAAGCCGGGGGCAAGGCTGCGGGTGCGCGCTCCAACTGGTCCACGAAATCGGTGGACCCGGAAAAGCAAGAGCTCATTGGCACCACCCAGAAGGTCAACCGGATCCGCGAGATCACTGCAGCGACCATGGTCGAGTCCTTGCGCACCACCGCCCAACTGACCCACGTGCAGGAAGTCGACGTCACGCGCGTTGCCGAGCTGCGCAAGAAGGTCAAGCCGAGCTTCGTCGACAAGCACGGCGTAAACATCACCTACTTGGCGTTTTTCATCAAGGCTGCCGCTGAAGCACTGGTGTCCCACCCGAACGTCAACGCCTCCTACAACTCGGAAACCAAAGAGATCACCTACCACTCGGACGTCAACATCGGCGTGGCCGTGGACACCCCGGCTGGTTTGTTGGTGCCCGTGATCAAGAAGGTTCAGGACATGAACCTGGCCGAGATCGCCAAAGCAATCGTCGACTTGGCAGACCGCGCACGCAACCGCAAGCTGCGCCCAGACGACATCTCCGGCGCTACCTTTACGGTGACCAACATCGGCTCCGAGGGTGCCTTGCTCGACACCCCGATTTTGACTCCACCGCAGGCCGGCATCCTGGGCACCGCCGCGATTGAGAAGCGCCCGGTCATTGTGACCGAAGACGGCATTGACTCCATTGCGATCCGCCAGATGTGCTACTTGCCCTTTACCTACGACCACCAGTTGGTCGACGGTGCAGACGCGGGCCGTTTCATCACCACCATCAAAGACCGCATCGAAACCGGTGACTTCGAGGCCGATCTAGACCTCTAA
- a CDS encoding oxidoreductase: MFNLFGNRKSSSSLKPPRAPGDTIRPEDAAFLQQWVQGRAFVEGFVEPETVVNEMSVVLVDETGEHIRRRIGGPKGIDAVAKLLGISLYDVEETGYPDRMRKKMEKERILRKREEQKKRRARFERGENPYS, encoded by the coding sequence GTGTTCAACCTTTTCGGCAATCGCAAGTCTTCGTCCTCTTTGAAGCCTCCGCGCGCTCCGGGGGACACCATTCGGCCCGAGGATGCCGCCTTTTTGCAGCAGTGGGTGCAGGGCCGCGCGTTCGTGGAGGGCTTCGTCGAGCCGGAAACGGTGGTCAACGAGATGTCGGTTGTGCTTGTCGATGAAACAGGGGAGCACATCAGGCGTCGCATCGGCGGGCCAAAGGGCATCGATGCGGTGGCGAAGTTGTTGGGCATTTCGCTTTACGACGTCGAGGAGACTGGTTATCCCGACCGCATGCGCAAAAAGATGGAAAAAGAGCGCATTTTGCGCAAACGTGAGGAGCAAAAGAAACGCCGCGCCCGGTTCGAGCGCGGCGAGAACCCCTACAGTTAA
- a CDS encoding nicotinate-nucleotide--dimethylbenzimidazole phosphoribosyltransferase — protein sequence MSSPLFDPVSSPDVAAAARLGQALEASTRGRSLGRLGELAAWIAACQSASVPSPFHHPCAVIFAGRHGVAARGISAFADDAASVCVAELAAGGGPGAVAARAAGCGLMLVDDYLTYATRLIDVEDAMSAEEFAAAVDHGKRLADREIDAGADLLIAGDVGVGNTTIAATVYGALTRTEPVAVIGRGSGIDDETWKRKVCVIRDAMFRVRNFREDLSRVLAAISAPDFVALTAFIAQSAVRRTPVLVDATYTSVATYVAERLAPGTRDWVKVVQLSAEPSHTGAIQALGTTPVLALDITTGQATGALLTLPLLNAAAEMVGDELSSATA from the coding sequence ATGTCATCGCCGTTGTTCGACCCCGTTTCCAGCCCGGACGTTGCTGCTGCGGCGAGGCTGGGCCAGGCACTTGAGGCATCCACGCGGGGCCGCAGCCTCGGCAGGCTCGGCGAGCTTGCCGCCTGGATCGCGGCGTGCCAAAGCGCTTCTGTCCCCAGCCCTTTTCACCACCCGTGCGCGGTCATTTTCGCTGGCCGCCACGGCGTGGCCGCGCGCGGCATCTCCGCTTTTGCCGATGACGCCGCCAGCGTTTGCGTTGCGGAGCTTGCGGCGGGCGGCGGTCCTGGCGCTGTGGCTGCCCGCGCCGCCGGTTGCGGCCTGATGCTTGTCGACGACTACCTGACTTATGCCACCCGCCTCATTGATGTTGAGGACGCGATGAGCGCGGAGGAGTTCGCGGCGGCCGTGGATCACGGCAAGCGCTTGGCTGATCGGGAAATCGACGCCGGCGCGGACCTTCTTATCGCAGGCGATGTCGGGGTGGGCAACACAACGATTGCAGCTACGGTCTACGGGGCGTTGACCCGCACCGAACCTGTCGCGGTAATCGGCCGTGGCTCCGGTATCGATGATGAGACGTGGAAACGTAAGGTTTGCGTCATCCGCGACGCCATGTTTCGCGTGCGCAACTTCCGTGAGGACCTTTCTCGGGTTCTCGCGGCGATTTCTGCACCCGATTTCGTTGCGTTGACGGCCTTTATCGCGCAAAGCGCAGTGCGGCGCACGCCGGTGCTTGTCGACGCCACCTACACCAGCGTTGCCACCTACGTGGCAGAACGCCTCGCCCCCGGCACCCGCGACTGGGTCAAGGTTGTGCAATTAAGCGCCGAACCCTCCCACACCGGCGCAATTCAGGCCCTGGGAACCACCCCGGTGCTGGCCCTGGACATCACCACGGGCCAGGCAACCGGCGCACTGTTGACGCTTCCCCTTCTCAACGCTGCCGCCGAGATGGTCGGCGACGAACTTTCTTCAGCTACGGCGTAA
- the gcvP gene encoding aminomethyl-transferring glycine dehydrogenase — protein MDFISRHVGPDASERAVMLQVLGYDSVDALVTAAMPPGIKATAPINLPEPLSEAQAQERLRQLAGKNRVLKAFYGQGFSSTLTPPVIRRGVVEDAGWYTAYTPYQPEISQGRLEALLNFQTMVEDLTGLPVANASLLDEASAAAEAIGLMSRAVRKGRRVLLDSRLHPQVVAVAAERARAIDLEVEVVNLAEGVVGEDLVGVVIAYPGTEGDLVDPRPIIEAVHERGGLAAVDADILALTLLEAPGELGADIAVGTTQRFGVPLFYGGPHAAYISVAEKLKRQLPGRLVGVSKDAEGYPAYRLALQTREQHIRRERATSNICTAQALLAVTASMYAVYHGPEGLKEIARTVHGHAARFAEAVGAEAVKHDAFFDTVTVRAEGRAQQITKQLAEAGYLVRTIGADEVSVSFGEDTSERDVEILAAAFGGSLSSEAAWRLPEDLERRTQFLTHPVFNRIHSETQMMRYIRSLGDKDLALDRTMIPLGSCTMKLNPTAGLESITWPGFADVHPFTPDEYTEGWRELIQELSDWLVELTGYAAVSVQPNSGATGELAGLLAIRRYHVANGETHRDICLIPASAHGTNAASATLANLRVAVVKTAEDGSIDVADLDAKLAEHGDRVAAIMLTYPSTHGVYEDTVQTVSDKVHAAGGQVYIDGANMNALTGIARPGDFGGDVSHLNLHKTFTIPHGGGGPGVGPIGVAEHLVPFLPADPQITRGDVGAEAADNEGVPISSTTYGSAGVLPISWAYIAMSGAQGLKQATAHAVLGANYVARELSDAYPVLYTGENGLVGHECILDLNGITKQSGVTAADVAKRLVDYGFHAPTLAFPVAGTLMVEPTESEDLGELKRFIKAMRSIRAEIQEIIDGTIEYEKSVIHNAPYTAYSVTRSEWPYEFSREKAAYPVDSLVHGKYFPPVRRIDEAYGDRNLVCSCPPPEAFAMDLNPVEEVDVTSTEENTK, from the coding sequence TTGGATTTCATTTCCCGCCATGTCGGCCCCGATGCCTCTGAGCGGGCCGTCATGCTCCAAGTACTCGGATACGACAGTGTCGATGCGCTTGTCACTGCTGCAATGCCGCCCGGGATTAAAGCCACCGCGCCGATCAATCTTCCGGAGCCGTTGAGTGAAGCGCAGGCGCAGGAGCGCCTGCGCCAGCTCGCCGGCAAGAACAGGGTGCTTAAGGCCTTTTATGGACAAGGGTTTTCGTCGACTTTAACCCCGCCGGTGATCCGCCGTGGCGTCGTCGAGGACGCCGGATGGTACACCGCTTACACCCCTTACCAGCCGGAAATTTCGCAGGGTCGCCTGGAAGCCCTGCTGAATTTCCAGACGATGGTGGAAGACCTCACCGGCCTTCCGGTGGCCAACGCTTCGCTTCTTGACGAAGCTTCCGCCGCTGCCGAGGCCATCGGCCTGATGTCGCGCGCGGTGCGTAAGGGCCGCCGTGTGCTTCTTGATTCTCGCCTGCACCCGCAGGTTGTCGCTGTGGCGGCGGAACGCGCCCGCGCAATCGACCTTGAGGTCGAGGTGGTTAACCTCGCCGAGGGTGTTGTCGGTGAGGATCTAGTGGGCGTTGTCATTGCCTACCCTGGTACCGAAGGAGACCTCGTCGACCCCCGTCCCATCATCGAAGCGGTCCATGAGCGTGGCGGCCTTGCGGCTGTCGACGCCGACATCTTGGCGCTCACCCTATTGGAAGCCCCAGGTGAGCTTGGGGCTGACATTGCGGTGGGCACCACCCAGCGATTCGGTGTGCCCCTGTTCTACGGCGGCCCGCATGCCGCTTACATCTCGGTAGCCGAAAAGCTCAAAAGACAACTGCCCGGTCGCCTCGTTGGTGTGTCCAAGGATGCGGAGGGCTACCCCGCCTACCGTCTCGCCCTGCAAACCCGTGAGCAGCATATCCGCCGGGAGCGAGCGACCTCGAACATCTGCACCGCCCAAGCCCTGCTGGCAGTGACCGCTTCGATGTACGCCGTCTACCACGGCCCGGAGGGGTTGAAAGAAATTGCCCGCACCGTCCATGGGCATGCCGCCCGCTTCGCCGAGGCGGTGGGGGCAGAGGCAGTCAAGCACGACGCCTTCTTCGACACCGTTACTGTGCGCGCGGAAGGCCGCGCCCAGCAGATCACAAAGCAACTTGCCGAGGCCGGCTACCTGGTGCGCACCATCGGTGCCGATGAAGTTTCGGTGAGCTTCGGTGAGGACACCTCCGAGCGCGACGTCGAGATCCTCGCCGCAGCTTTCGGCGGCAGCCTTTCTAGCGAGGCCGCGTGGCGCCTGCCGGAAGATCTCGAGCGCCGCACGCAGTTTTTGACTCATCCGGTGTTTAACCGTATTCATTCCGAGACGCAGATGATGCGCTACATCCGTTCTCTGGGCGATAAGGACTTGGCTTTGGACCGCACGATGATCCCGCTGGGTTCGTGCACTATGAAGCTCAACCCGACCGCAGGTTTGGAGTCGATCACCTGGCCTGGTTTTGCCGACGTCCACCCTTTTACCCCGGACGAGTACACCGAGGGTTGGCGCGAGCTCATTCAGGAGCTGTCTGATTGGTTAGTTGAACTGACTGGTTACGCCGCTGTCTCGGTCCAGCCGAACTCGGGCGCAACCGGTGAATTGGCGGGCCTTTTGGCGATTCGCCGGTACCACGTTGCCAACGGCGAGACTCATCGTGATATCTGCCTCATCCCGGCGTCTGCCCACGGCACTAACGCCGCTTCCGCCACCCTGGCTAACTTGCGCGTTGCGGTGGTCAAAACGGCTGAGGACGGCTCCATCGACGTGGCTGATTTAGATGCCAAGCTCGCCGAGCACGGCGACCGCGTCGCGGCGATCATGCTCACCTACCCGTCGACTCACGGAGTCTACGAGGACACCGTCCAGACTGTTTCCGACAAGGTCCACGCCGCCGGCGGTCAGGTCTATATCGATGGTGCGAACATGAACGCGCTGACTGGAATCGCCCGCCCGGGAGACTTCGGAGGCGACGTCAGCCACCTGAATCTGCACAAAACCTTCACCATCCCGCACGGCGGTGGCGGCCCTGGCGTGGGACCGATTGGTGTTGCCGAGCACCTCGTGCCCTTCTTGCCGGCTGATCCGCAGATCACCCGCGGCGATGTCGGGGCCGAAGCTGCCGACAACGAAGGTGTGCCAATTTCTTCGACGACCTACGGCTCCGCTGGTGTGCTGCCGATTTCGTGGGCATACATTGCGATGAGCGGTGCGCAAGGCCTCAAGCAGGCCACCGCCCACGCCGTGCTCGGCGCGAATTACGTGGCGCGTGAGCTAAGCGATGCCTACCCGGTTCTTTACACGGGGGAAAACGGCCTGGTCGGCCACGAGTGCATCCTGGATCTCAACGGCATCACCAAACAAAGCGGTGTGACAGCCGCCGATGTGGCGAAGCGGCTCGTTGACTATGGCTTCCACGCTCCCACCTTGGCGTTCCCAGTTGCTGGAACCCTCATGGTCGAGCCGACGGAATCGGAGGATTTGGGGGAGCTGAAGCGCTTTATCAAGGCAATGCGCTCCATCCGCGCCGAAATCCAGGAGATCATCGACGGCACCATCGAGTACGAAAAGTCCGTCATTCACAACGCCCCCTACACGGCTTACAGCGTCACCCGCTCCGAGTGGCCCTACGAGTTCAGCCGCGAAAAGGCCGCCTATCCCGTCGACAGCTTGGTGCACGGCAAGTATTTTCCGCCGGTGCGACGCATCGACGAGGCTTATGGCGACCGCAACTTGGTGTGCTCCTGCCCGCCGCCGGAGGCCTTCGCCATGGACCTGAACCCAGTTGAGGAAGTTGACGTGACCAGCACCGAGGAAAATACGAAGTAG
- a CDS encoding DUF3043 domain-containing protein produces MKLPWQKTESTPTAGGSTKIDSSTAHEPSPAQGTDTEGVKGEQKARKGYTPPKGRPTPKRQEQEIKRGVIRDPHALTPAQQRERDKELKRSMSKEEWKAHKKQQRQQRHSANREIQARIDAGDERYIFERDKGEVRRFVRDWVDSRRFFNNYVMPAAFVMLLIMFIGSFMPEVSAVLSMLSLLFIVLIFAEAVFIGIRANKAVRARFPETSDTGFGLGMYAFSRASQPRGWRSPKPRVAIGDRPAEN; encoded by the coding sequence GTGAAACTTCCGTGGCAGAAAACAGAGTCGACCCCCACTGCGGGCGGCTCCACGAAAATTGACAGCTCCACCGCGCACGAGCCGTCGCCCGCGCAGGGGACCGACACCGAAGGCGTCAAGGGCGAGCAGAAGGCACGAAAGGGCTACACGCCGCCGAAGGGGCGGCCCACCCCGAAGCGCCAGGAGCAAGAGATCAAACGTGGCGTGATCCGCGACCCCCACGCGTTGACTCCGGCGCAGCAGCGCGAGCGGGACAAGGAACTGAAAAGGTCCATGTCTAAGGAGGAGTGGAAGGCGCATAAAAAGCAGCAGCGTCAACAGCGGCACAGTGCGAACCGGGAGATCCAGGCGCGCATCGACGCCGGAGATGAACGCTACATTTTTGAGCGCGACAAAGGCGAAGTCCGCCGTTTCGTGCGCGACTGGGTTGATTCCCGCCGCTTCTTTAATAACTACGTCATGCCTGCCGCGTTCGTGATGTTGTTGATTATGTTTATCGGCTCGTTTATGCCGGAAGTCTCTGCTGTGTTGTCGATGTTGTCGTTGCTGTTCATTGTGCTGATTTTTGCGGAGGCCGTCTTTATCGGCATCCGCGCCAATAAGGCGGTGCGTGCCCGGTTCCCGGAGACGTCGGACACCGGTTTCGGCCTGGGCATGTACGCGTTTTCCCGCGCCAGCCAGCCACGCGGATGGCGCTCGCCGAAACCGCGTGTGGCGATCGGCGATCGGCCCGCCGAAAACTAG
- a CDS encoding HesB/IscA family protein: protein MTAPTSETGVILTDAAAAKAKALLEQEGATDLSLRIAVQPGGCAGLRYQLYFDDRELDGDKADIVGGVRLVVDKMSVPYLAGAKIDFADTIQQQGFTIDNPNAGGSCACGDSFN, encoded by the coding sequence ATGACTGCACCTACCTCAGAAACCGGTGTCATTTTGACCGATGCGGCGGCAGCTAAGGCTAAGGCTCTCCTCGAGCAGGAGGGTGCGACCGATCTGTCGCTGCGTATCGCCGTTCAGCCCGGCGGCTGCGCAGGCCTTCGCTACCAGCTCTACTTCGACGACCGTGAACTCGACGGCGACAAGGCCGACATCGTCGGGGGAGTGCGCCTCGTCGTGGATAAGATGAGCGTTCCCTACCTGGCGGGGGCGAAGATTGACTTTGCTGACACCATCCAGCAGCAAGGTTTTACCATCGACAACCCCAACGCGGGCGGCTCCTGCGCCTGCGGTGATTCCTTCAACTAA
- a CDS encoding leucyl aminopeptidase, with protein sequence MAVSSFELSLPCRGTTVEVEFATTAPANPTAVLIPVTQSEGALEVPVTTLAGDGLLKALDAVGATGKKGEVTRVFHNDTLTIAFGLGDSGDIDEDTVRRAAGVVARGLRGVDKATITGEFGIRPIVEGLLLGGYSYTGMKSSQEDDSKDTTRITVIGKDNDADREAFKRAAVVAGATVLARDLVNTPSNFLYPESYAKVITEIAAQSKLNVEVFDEKQLKEQGFGGILSVGQGSNRPPRLVHLSWHPAEATTSLGLVGKGITFDTGGISLKPAANMENMISDMGGSAAVVAAISAAAQLELPLGIDAWVPLAENMPSGTATRPGDVITHYGGITSEILNTDAEGRLVLADALARASEDKPDYLIETSTLTGAQIVALGNRVMAVMGSDEFRDRVAATGRAVGEPGWAMPLLEEQEEELKSPVADIRNTNNARTAGMLFAGLYLSRFIAEDTQWVHLDIAGPSFNTSSPWGFTPKRASGTPVRTIVETMTQLAGT encoded by the coding sequence GTGGCTGTTTCGTCTTTTGAGCTGTCCCTTCCCTGCCGTGGCACGACCGTGGAGGTGGAATTTGCCACCACCGCCCCCGCCAACCCCACGGCGGTTCTCATCCCGGTCACCCAGTCAGAGGGCGCTCTTGAAGTTCCTGTGACAACACTTGCCGGCGACGGCCTCCTCAAAGCTTTGGATGCCGTCGGCGCGACCGGTAAGAAGGGTGAGGTCACCCGGGTGTTTCACAACGACACCCTCACCATCGCCTTCGGCCTCGGCGATTCCGGCGACATCGACGAGGACACCGTCCGCCGCGCCGCCGGCGTAGTCGCCCGTGGCCTGCGCGGGGTCGACAAAGCCACGATCACCGGCGAGTTCGGCATCCGCCCAATCGTTGAAGGTCTACTTCTGGGCGGATACTCCTACACCGGCATGAAGTCCTCTCAAGAAGACGACTCCAAAGACACCACCCGCATCACGGTCATCGGCAAAGACAACGACGCAGACCGCGAGGCCTTTAAACGTGCCGCCGTCGTCGCCGGTGCCACAGTTCTTGCCCGCGACCTAGTCAACACCCCCTCGAACTTCCTCTACCCCGAGTCCTACGCGAAAGTGATCACCGAGATCGCCGCGCAGTCCAAGCTCAACGTGGAAGTCTTCGACGAAAAGCAACTCAAGGAGCAGGGCTTCGGCGGCATCCTTTCCGTGGGGCAGGGCTCGAACCGCCCACCACGCCTGGTGCACCTGTCCTGGCACCCTGCTGAGGCCACCACCTCCCTGGGCTTGGTGGGCAAAGGCATCACCTTTGACACCGGCGGCATCTCTCTTAAACCCGCCGCCAACATGGAAAACATGATCTCGGACATGGGTGGCTCTGCAGCTGTCGTCGCCGCCATTAGTGCAGCCGCCCAACTTGAGTTGCCGCTAGGCATCGACGCCTGGGTGCCGCTGGCGGAGAACATGCCGTCTGGCACAGCGACCCGCCCGGGCGATGTAATCACCCACTACGGCGGCATCACCTCCGAGATCCTCAACACCGATGCGGAGGGCCGCCTCGTGCTTGCCGACGCCCTTGCCCGCGCCAGCGAGGACAAGCCCGACTACCTCATCGAAACCTCCACCCTCACCGGAGCCCAGATAGTGGCGCTGGGCAACAGGGTGATGGCAGTGATGGGCTCCGATGAGTTCCGCGACCGCGTCGCCGCAACCGGCCGCGCTGTCGGTGAGCCGGGCTGGGCCATGCCGCTGCTCGAGGAGCAGGAAGAAGAACTGAAGTCGCCGGTAGCCGACATCCGCAACACCAACAACGCACGCACCGCCGGCATGTTGTTTGCCGGCCTGTACCTGTCGCGCTTCATCGCCGAGGACACCCAGTGGGTCCACCTGGACATCGCCGGGCCGTCCTTCAACACTTCCAGCCCGTGGGGTTTTACCCCGAAGCGCGCCTCCGGCACCCCGGTGCGCACCATTGTTGAGACGATGACGCAGTTGGCCGGCACGTAG
- a CDS encoding branched-chain amino acid aminotransferase, with the protein MASATFTITKTPTPTSPQRRAEILAAPAFGQQFTDHMVSIEWNDKQGWHNAQVRPYEPITLDPASNVLHYGQAIFEGLKAYRHADGTITTFRPEQNARRLQHSARRLAMPELPEELFLEALQQLVDVDRDWVPAAGGEASLYLRPFMIGTEKTLGVKPSNSYTFYVIASPAAAYFSGGFNPVSVWISEDYVRAAPGGTGDAKFAGNYAASLLAQAQAQEKGCDQVVWLDAVKRTNIEEMGGMNLMFVEGSGDGATVFTPALSGSLLAGITRDSLLQVARDLGYRTEERVVTVEQWRTGAQDGSISETLACGTAAVITPVGRVLSRDGEFTINNNKAGEVTMRLREHLTGIQQGRVEDTHGWNHTLVTP; encoded by the coding sequence ATGGCTTCAGCGACGTTCACCATCACTAAGACCCCCACGCCCACCTCGCCGCAGCGCCGCGCTGAGATCCTCGCGGCACCCGCTTTCGGCCAGCAGTTCACCGATCACATGGTGTCAATTGAATGGAACGACAAGCAGGGCTGGCACAATGCCCAGGTTCGGCCCTACGAGCCGATCACCCTTGACCCCGCCTCCAATGTTTTGCACTACGGGCAGGCAATTTTCGAAGGTCTGAAGGCTTACCGGCACGCCGATGGGACCATCACCACCTTCCGTCCTGAGCAAAACGCGCGCCGTTTGCAGCACTCGGCACGCCGCTTGGCCATGCCGGAGCTTCCCGAGGAGCTGTTCTTGGAAGCGCTTCAACAGCTTGTCGACGTCGACCGGGACTGGGTCCCCGCAGCCGGCGGCGAGGCCTCCCTATACCTGCGCCCCTTTATGATCGGCACGGAGAAAACCCTGGGGGTTAAACCGTCGAACTCCTACACTTTCTACGTCATCGCCTCCCCGGCCGCCGCCTACTTCTCTGGCGGTTTTAACCCAGTCAGTGTGTGGATCAGCGAGGATTATGTTCGCGCCGCCCCCGGCGGCACCGGGGACGCAAAGTTCGCCGGTAACTACGCGGCTTCCTTGCTCGCCCAAGCTCAGGCGCAGGAAAAGGGCTGTGACCAAGTGGTGTGGCTCGACGCAGTAAAACGCACCAATATCGAGGAGATGGGCGGGATGAACCTCATGTTCGTCGAAGGCAGCGGTGATGGCGCAACGGTGTTTACCCCGGCGCTGTCTGGCTCATTGCTAGCCGGAATTACCCGTGACTCCCTCCTCCAGGTCGCCCGTGACCTCGGCTACAGAACTGAGGAGCGTGTCGTCACGGTCGAGCAGTGGCGGACAGGAGCGCAAGACGGCTCAATCAGTGAAACCCTGGCTTGCGGCACCGCCGCCGTGATCACCCCGGTGGGCCGGGTGCTCAGCCGCGACGGCGAGTTCACCATCAACAACAATAAGGCTGGCGAGGTCACCATGCGCCTGCGCGAGCACCTCACCGGAATCCAACAGGGCAGGGTGGAAGACACCCACGGCTGGAACCACACGCTGGTTACGCCGTAG